GCCCGTGAGCATCGTCACGGCCCCGCACGCGGCGGTGAGTCAGGGCTGAGTGTGAGCGTGAGTCAGCACCGGCCCCCGCTTCCTCCCGCTTCATTCATAAAAAAGCCACTGTGGCCAGCGGCTGCCAAAGCGGGACACGGTGtccccggcacggccccgccggCATGGGATGGGCTCGGTCCCACCCCACCGaaccagctccctgccctggggtCCCCAAAACAGCCCCTGGTGCTGTGACACCGCCGCAGGAGATGGCAGGATGCGACCCCCTGGTTTGCAGCCCTGGCTGGTCTCAGCCCCTCGCCCTCCACGAGGAATTTTAAGTGGGAAAAGGGGCAAAACCCCGCTTGGGGCTGAGCAGCCGCACCCTGAGGATGCTCTTGGGTGGCTCCTGTGTGCCAGTGCTTGGTGGCAGCTCTTGGGCACGGGGACATGGCCCGGGGCTGGGGACGGTGGGATGTACACGTTGGGTGACGAAACCTTCTCCCAACCATCTGGGTGATGCTCGTGGGTGCACAGCAGCCACCAGAGCTCCCGCGGGGCTGCAAACCGAtgtggggaaaggggagaggcggaaaaaaatgaaatggaggaGGCAAAGCATAAAATAAGAGGGTGGCTGTAGCGTGCGGAGGGGGTTGGTGCGCGCGCAGGCTGCAGGAATGCCGTGCCGGTGACGCAGCGGGCGCCTGGGCAGGCGTGTGCCAGCGTGCCACCGAGGCAGGaccagctgcctcctgctccccggGCCGTGGGGAGTTTGGGGAGCTGGgacagctcagctcagcccccCTAGTGCTTGCACCCAGGGCACAGAATGGCCAGGTTTGGAGGTCATCCTGTGCCACGCCGTGTCCCCGTTTTGCTCAGTGCTCTGGTCCCTTCCAGACCAGCAACAACTACCCCACACTTGTGGGGACAGCTGGGGGGGTTGCCGTGCCCCCCAGagtgcccagcaccctgccaggatggaggaggaagggaaaagccCACTCACCGATTTTTTAGGTCGGCCTCGAGGTTTTCTCCCTGGTGTGACTGCAGCTTTCTGagtaaaaaatatcttttggtcAGGCTGGGGCCATCCCCTCATCCCCAGGATGCTGCCAGGGGGCGAGCAGCGtttccccttcctcccacccACGACTGCCAAATTCATCACCCCAGTGGCATCTCCTGGGCTGCTGCACCCAGGTGGCCCCAGGGCCACAGccaggcccccccagcccccgccttGCCGCCGGCTTCCAGCACCAGGACGGCCCCAGCCCCGTGACTCACAAGGCGGGCGCAGGATGTGAGTCGCGTGTTTTTGCAAACAGGTTTGTCACGGGTGTCCACACACTGACACACGCGGTCCCaggctccccccccccttccctggggGCCAGGGCCAAGAGCCTCCTCTCTCAGGGGTAGATCTGCCCTGAATTGTCTATAATTGAGCTCAAAATGGACCTGACATCCCAGCGCATGGCTGCTTGGCTGGCGCAGCCCCTGTCCCCAGACACTTACCCTGCCTTTCGGGGTGGCCTTGTTTTTACTGCCCTTCGGCCGCCCGCGGGGTCTCTTGGGGGTCGGGGCCTCGCTGGGCTCCTGCTGGAGGGAAAACAGAGGGGGAGGGAGGTGTCACTTCAGATTTGGGGTCCCCGGGGAGGGATGCACACCCAGAGCAGCAGAGCACCCCGGGATGCTCCGGGCTGGAAGCCCCATTCTCCCCAGCAGACCCCACCAGGGCAGGGATGCTCTTGGATacggtactgggagcactggttgGACTGGGATCGGTGCTCAGGAGCCAGGCACAGGCTCCTGCACGTCCTTCAGCCAGGCACGTACGTGACCCGTCCTGCCCCGGCGTTAATCGCTCGGCTTAGCCGGACGGTCCCCACTGGTTTTGCAGCCCTGGGCCCCAGCTCACTACTGGTGCCACTGGCTGGCAAAGTGTTAGAGAACCAATAAATTGCCCCTTTTGCAGGAAAATGATGTGCACAAACCCCACCTGCcccggggaaggggctggagggggggttGGCACTATAAAGGCTCCAGCAGCATCTTATCCCTCTGAGCAGCTTTTGCTAATGGGGCTTTAAATAACCCGTCCGCAAAGGCAGGttcagctgcagcctggggaggagcgaggggaggcccagagcccttccctgggccaggaggggctCTGGGGTGGTGCAGGGATCCCCCCTCCAGGAGGGTTTTGATGCTGGTGAACACCCAGGAGATGCTGCCCAAAGGGAGGTAACAGGGGCTGCACTGTGGGCATCTCCATCAGCGTCCTGTCCCTGCCCGGGGGATGCTGCCGGGGTTTCTCACTGCCCCACACCCTGGGGGTGCCCAGCCCCTGAGGGCAGAGCAGTGGGgtgcccccctccccttcttcccaggGGACCCCACGTACCTGGGGCTTCTTCCTgggccgcccccggcccctctTCTCCGCCACGTCTTTCTCCCCCTTGGAGGCCAGGGGTTGGGTGGATTTGGCGCCAGATTCACTCATCGTCCTTCCAGCAGCAGTGAGGAGGAGCAAGGGGGAGAGGAAGGTCAGTCAGCAATGGCCATGCTGGCTGgtgctgctccccccagccctcgcCCCGGGGCAGGTGGGCACTGGTGGCCACAGAAGTGACTCGTGGGGCTGCAGGGGACGGGGGGAACCACCGGAGCCTCCTTGTGGAGTCAAGCCCAGCCATGGCCATGCCCCTGTCACCCGCTTCCCCGGGTAAGGATGCttgacccccccctccccagctgccaccTGGCCCctctgtggggatgggggtgtCTGGTGGGGTATCAGCATGGTCAGGAGGTGTCAAGGACTGGGGTCCATTAAAAATGCCTCTTAGAATTAAAATTCAGCTGAAACAAGAAGCTTCTGCCCCATTACAGCCCTCCACAGAGGCTTGCCCACATCTCGCCCCTCTCCCTGCGTGGAACAGGGGCCAGTCTGTGCCCAGGGCCCACAGGGGAGAAATCAAAAGCATCACTGAGAGCTATGCCTAGGAGAGAACCCCCACCTGTATTTTTTAACCCCCAAGCCCATTGCAGAGCACATTGGGCAGACGTGactctcctcctgctgctgcaaaacCAGTATCTGCAAAACTGCCCCTGTATCCCTCCTGCAAACAGCCCTTTGGCCCATGACAACGCCCTGGTGCAACGAGCCTGGGCCAACACTGACAGTCTGGAGCAACGTGTCTGAAGCTGCAGGGCTGGACCCTGGCAGCAGGACCCCGGGGTTACTCCCCAGTTTTGTGGCCCTAATGACCAGCCCCATATAGCTGGGCAAGGCTCTGGGTGCTCCGACCTCCCCAACTcacccatccctgctccccacctTCCCCCAGGTGGGTTTGCAGCTGGATCCCTACTGAGGATGCAACCTGCATCCTCCCATCACCGTCTGGGGAGCAAAATGAACCAGCTGCCAGGCGGGATCTGGCCCCAAACCCACGGCACGGATACCTCGTTGAATTAGGCAGTGCCCTGGTGCTAAAGCAGCTCCCGGGGTCCCCAGCAGGCATTTGGGGAGCAGCAGCTTGGCCGGCCCTTCCTGCAGAGCCCGTCCCCTTTTCCCAAAAGGAGAAGAGCGGCTCCAGATTTAATCTGGAGTCCTTGAAATCTCAGACACTCTGTCAGCACAGACAAGTTGGAACAGGACGAGTGGTGGCAGGACACTGGGAGCCTCTGGGCATCCCCACGGGGGTCCCAGGGCCTTGGGAGGGTGGTGCAGGCTCccgcagccctgctccccccaccccaccttgACACCCTGCACCCCTGACCCTGCTCCTGCCACCCTGGCTGGGTTTAGGGACAGGCTGGCTTGTCCACTCCCCCGTGCATGTCCCAAAGGGCTGGATGGTTTTCCCTGCTCATGAGGAAATCCCGCAGAGGAAAAGGCTCCACCAGCAGCTCTCCACCTTGATGATGCTTCCCCAGGGGTGGAGGGAAAACCTGCTCTTCCAGAGCCTTGGGGCCGGTTCCAcacccagctcccagcccaggaGCCAGGAGGATGGGCTCTGGGAAAGGAGCAGGATGGCTACCACAGCCCTGGCGCTTCCTGGTGACCCCCAGGTGACCACATGGAGGAGGGGGGCACCTGCTCAGAGCAACGATGTGATGTTTCCCAGCAAAAAGTAGGCCCAGGAGAGCAGCGTCCTGGTCTCGCTGCCCCTAAGTGGGGGGCTTGGAGCTACCTGGGACACTTGGCTGGAAAATCACAGCGTTGCTCTGGAATGGATGATGCAGGCCCCCCAAGGCCTCCTCTCCCTCCGGGGACGGTCCCTGCACCCCTGCCCTGGGTCTGACCCACGTCTCCTGAGCACGgcatccccccagcccagctTCTCCTGCAGTTACAAGGCTGTGTGCCCGGTTCTGCGTGTGAAGACAGAGGCACTCTCCCTACCTCTGCCTGCAGGGTTAATAACACTTAGTTTTGAGCAACTGGTTTCAATTTGGATGGTGTTAGAGCCGCCGGGACAGCGCTACCggggagagcagggctgggggggcagccggggtgctgagcccccccccaTGGGTGCTGAGCCCTGCCAGGGCGATGGTGTGGGTGAGAGGAGCCCTGTGTCCTGTGCTCAGACCTTcgaggctttttaaaaaacatgcgTCAGCTCCCGCTCCCCTCTGGAAGTGACTCACGAgtgcaaaacaacaacaaaaaccacccttggattcttttttttttctgggagacaGAAACCATGCTGTTGTGTAAATACCCCGAAAATATTACTCACAGCATCCCAGAGCCCTTCAAGGAgtctcttaggaaaaaaaaaaaaaaaaaaaaagagtatggtttagatttaggaaagaaaaatgccGGCCGGCTAACCGGGGGCTGGGAGggttttgtctctttttaaatCAATCTTTGCCAGAGGAAATGCAGCCTCCGAGCCCTGCCGTACCCTCTCCTGGAGCTGGAAACAGATGGGCCCAGTATGGCCCCCACCCTGCcgtgctttcctctgccccgccGGGGACAGGCACGGGCCCCACGCAGCGGCTCCAGCCAGGGATGCTGAGGGGACCCTCCCCGGGTACGGCCCCCCCGAGCCAGAGCCTAATGCCGCAAAGTTGTCGGTGCTGGGCAAAGCACGTGCacgtcccctctgtccccccaccGCCTCTCCCAGGGGCCCCAGAGCCAAAACCACCCCGGGGGACCAAGGGCTCCATGTCCTGCTCTGGCAGAGGgggctgaggatgaggaggatgcccgggtgggagctggggatgctcctctctcccaccccagcaccttcccagccAGCACCCCTCTTCCTGAGAGCGGCCCCGGCTCGGCGCGATGCTCCCCGGCTTGGTGGCACCCACCCAGCCCCGGGAGCACCCCGAGCCCACGGGAAGCAGCACCGGCCCCGCTCCCAGGCATCGCAGCCGTataggagggaggagggagcagctgtgTTGCCATGGAGGAAAGGAAGCAGCTGAGAGAGAAAAACCTTTCCACGCAGGGAGGAAGCAGTCAGGGACGCGGGCAGGGGACTGCCAGGCTCCCCGAGGCTGGGAGGGATAAATCTCTGCCAGGTTTGGAGGTGGAGGGGCTACATCTGCCTCTCGATCGATGGAGTtgggggaggaaaataaaatcccTCCTCTCTCCATCCCTATGGATGGTGAGCTGCCGGACTCTCGTCCCCCAGCCCCATCTGCTCCACGACACGAGCTGGGCTGTTCTCAGCAGCCACCGCTTGCACAGGCGACAGTTGGGTTGCAAAAGAGACAACCTGACCCCTCGGAGCGATGCTCCTCGCTGCTCctgggcctgctcctgccttcccccaCCCGCCCGCGCTGGCTTACACCTCTCCCTGCAAATAACCCCATAAATCCCCCGCTCCCACCACCTACTCTTAGATTAAACAAACCAGCCCAGGAGAAGCAAGGGAGATAGGCGGTGgcttagatctttttttttttaaaaaaaaaaaaaaaaataatcaaaaatctCTTCACGCCCAGGAAATCTAGCCTGATTGCTGCTAGAGAAGGATCCCGGCCGCACCTCCTGGCAGGGGGAGGAcgggagagggaggaggggaagaaatagTGAAGCAGAAGTT
This window of the Athene noctua chromosome 23, bAthNoc1.hap1.1, whole genome shotgun sequence genome carries:
- the HMGA1 gene encoding high mobility group protein HMG-I/HMG-Y isoform X2, with protein sequence MSESGAKSTQPLASKGEKDVAEKRGRGRPRKKPQEPSEAPTPKRPRGRPKGSKNKATPKGRKAAVTPGRKPRGRPKKSQQDEEEVNISQESSEEEQ
- the HMGA1 gene encoding high mobility group protein HMG-I/HMG-Y isoform X1, which gives rise to MSESGAKSTQPLASKGEKDVAEKRGRGRPRKKPQQEPSEAPTPKRPRGRPKGSKNKATPKGRKAAVTPGRKPRGRPKKSQQDEEEVNISQESSEEEQ
- the HMGA1 gene encoding high mobility group protein HMG-I/HMG-Y isoform X3 — translated: MSESGAKSTQPLASKGEKDVAEKRGRGRPRKKPQQEPSEAPTPKRPRGRPKGSKNKATPKGRKAAVTPGRKPRGRPKKSQDEEEVNISQESSEEEQ
- the HMGA1 gene encoding high mobility group protein HMG-I/HMG-Y isoform X4, with protein sequence MSESGAKSTQPLASKGEKDVAEKRGRGRPRKKPQEPSEAPTPKRPRGRPKGSKNKATPKGRKAAVTPGRKPRGRPKKSQDEEEVNISQESSEEEQ